In a genomic window of Choristoneura fumiferana chromosome 19, NRCan_CFum_1, whole genome shotgun sequence:
- the LOC141438579 gene encoding LOW QUALITY PROTEIN: uncharacterized protein (The sequence of the model RefSeq protein was modified relative to this genomic sequence to represent the inferred CDS: inserted 2 bases in 1 codon) — protein sequence MAVRRVTVAANGGRRGRKPSRRSREQNRRSRKQSHRSRKQSRRSHGQSRRSREVSRCSRPQSLRSRKRSRHSCEQSRRSHEQSRRSRERSRRSREPSRRSSGHSRRSRESARPSPEQHRTSRARDRAPHQSRRKSRSRSPSFSVKDVINILNSVKDKTSLPSGXLVLKSVDHKNILPEFNPSTKGQRIDIWLRKVNECAKVYGWDDKTTTHFAMQKLQGLAKVWYEGLNTILFSWPEWQNKLINAFPFEQSYSQTLEDMLQRKSKFNEPIEVYYYEKLSLVNQCDISGERAVDCIIHGISDRTTRSSALALRCSHPDNLLQFLMSNRASSQNYSDKQNLRNKFTVDRNSMSKMSTKPNNTLLYCFNCKEKGHPYLQCPKPLLKCSKCNKVGHKVESCKVNIDRDLYKKDETKTVQLISDANPSSKFVKIVEIIGVPIEAFVDFGSEVTLIKKSLALSLGLSHDNISSVMRGFGNEYVQSLGHLAAELAIDGVSATVDCRVVDDHFLDKGLLIGQSFTEQPHIVVLKDSTKLQFLDMNNEIPFSKSDISNDSSLKVRIDETSELFGAASVRAHTDVDFSGDIVLDNKIAGRPNQQ from the exons ATGG CGGTGCGCAGAGTCACCGTAGCAGCGAACGGGGGTCGCCGTGGCCGCAAGCCAAGCCGCCGCAGCCGCGAGCAGAACCGTCGTAGCCGCAAGCAGAGCCACCGCAGTCGCAAGCAGAGTCGCCGCAGCCACGGACAAAGCCGTCGCAGTCGCGAGGTGAGCCGTTGCAGCCGTCCGCAGAGCCTCCGTAGCCGTAAACGGAGTCGTCACAGCTGCGAGCAGAGCCGCCGCAGCCACGAGCAGAGCCGCCGAAGCCGCGAGCGGAGTCGCCGCAGCCGAGAACCGAGCCGTCGCAGCAGCGGGCATAGCCGTCGTAGCCGCGAGAGCGCCCGCCCCAGTCCAGAGCAACATCGCACCAGCAGAGCCCGGGATCGCGCTCCGCATCAATCAAGACGCAAATCAAGGTCACGTAGCCCTTCTTTCTCTGTTAAAGATGTTATTAATATTCTCAACAGCGTTAAAGACAAAACTTCGTTGCCTAGTGG GCTAGTTTTAAAAAGCGTTGATCATAAAAACATCCTGCCTGAGTTTAACCCCTCGACTAAAGGTCAACGCATAGATATCTGGCTTCGAAAGGTGAACGAATGCGCAAAGGTTTACGGATGGGATGATAAAACAACAACCCATTTCGCCATGCAAAAATTACAAGGTTTGGCTAAGGTTTGGTACGAAGGGCTGAATACTATACTATTTTCGTGGCCGGAGTGGCAGAATAAACTGATAAATGCTTTTCCCTTCGAGCAAAGTTATAGCCAAACTTTGGAGGATATGCTTCAGAGGAAGAGTAAATTTAATGAGCCCATAGaggtttattattacgaaaaattaTCGTTAGTAAATCAGTGCGACATCAGTGGGGAGCGTGCGGTAGACTGTATCATACATGGGATTAGTGATAGGACCACAAGATCAAGTGCTTTGGCGTTACGTTGTTCTCACCCTGACAATTTATTACAATTCTTGATGAGTAATAGAGCTTCTTCGCAAAATTATTCCGATAAGCAAAACCTTAGAAATAAGTTTACCGTAGATCGCAATAGTATGTCCAAAATGTCTACTAAACCGAACAACACTTTATTATACTGttttaattgtaaagaaaaggGGCACCCTTATTTGCAATGCCCAAAACCCCTTCTAAAGTGCAGTAAATGCAACAAGGTTGGCCATAAAGTTGAAAGTTGTAAGGTAAATATTGATAGGGACTTGTATAAAAAGGATGAGACCAAAACCGTTCAGTTAATATCCGATGCTAATCCTAGCTCTAAGTTCGTAAAAATAGTAGAAATTATTGGAGTGCCAATCGAGGCATTTGTGGATTTTGGTAGCGAAGTAACTCTTATTAAGAAATCTTTGGCTTTAAGTCTTGGGCTGTCGCACGATAATATATCATCTGTTATGAGGGGGTTCGGGAATGAGTATGTCCAGTCCCTGGGTCATTTGGCGGCCGAACTGGCTATTGACGGCGTATCGGCTACGGTAGACTGTAGGGTAGTTGACGACCACTTCTTAGATAAAGGTTTACTAATAGGGCAATCTTTTACCGAGCAGCCGCATATAGTAGTTTTAAAAGATTCTACGAAGCTTCAGTTCTTAGATATGAACAATGAAATCCCTTTTTCTAAATCAGACATCAGTAATGACAGCTCATTGAAGGTAAGGATAGATGAGACTTCAGAATTGTTTGGTGCCGCATCGGTTAGAGCCCATACTGACGTAGATTTTAGTGGTGACATAGTGTTGGACAATAAAATTGCTGGGAGACCAAACCAGCAATAG